Proteins found in one Fulvitalea axinellae genomic segment:
- a CDS encoding DUF4157 domain-containing protein — protein MNIRSDKTEENKSQSVSNAVSQGLASSESTFQFVDNRSISVAQRRLRELAGDSPNTQRVVQKQILANNLPLQEPTPIQKKENNTGLPDNLKSGIENLSGYSMDDVKVHYNSNKPAQLHAHAYAQGTDIHLASGQERHLPHEAWHVVQQKQGRVKPTMQMKGKVNVNDDAGLEKEADVMGEIATNWKVHSDSQPKETNASQGAHPVQRVWNKDGDIYRWDRLKDGVEWCTDEAGNMWFEIKDPSLIKVGKQADYETLQGKKKTWSEWNSISVIPVLTAHDTQTAFDGWHDNSRVDWSQATNEWLAQMQENVIRYGIEPLITELLDHLPPEVRRPVFERMGSALGKLRIYNRQEFAVRSYHFAWVEKGGAGSRPYDEIEQEVIGYWKEKVSRYDPKEKILKEIEDVNGGIQGQAMDGYQCINAGGAFPGQGLHLIIHETMHNLAHPGFAESLRKTPLGDEGLNEYFARLATLTLRKHPITEESLAGFIGSPKGGIERSNSSATKALSGRGVYGDLMDQDGYHKIKKNISREELVALAKKYFLNLD, from the coding sequence ATGAATATTCGCTCTGATAAAACGGAAGAAAACAAAAGTCAATCGGTCTCAAATGCTGTTTCTCAAGGCTTGGCAAGCAGTGAATCTACTTTTCAGTTTGTGGATAATCGTTCTATATCTGTTGCGCAAAGGAGGTTGCGAGAGCTGGCTGGAGATAGCCCAAATACTCAGCGAGTTGTACAAAAGCAGATATTAGCGAACAACCTTCCCTTACAAGAGCCTACACCTATCCAGAAAAAAGAGAATAATACCGGCTTGCCCGACAACCTGAAGTCCGGTATAGAAAACCTTTCGGGTTATTCTATGGATGACGTGAAAGTTCATTACAATTCAAACAAACCCGCCCAATTGCACGCTCATGCCTATGCGCAGGGAACGGATATACATTTGGCTTCCGGACAAGAAAGGCATCTTCCTCATGAGGCCTGGCATGTGGTGCAACAGAAGCAAGGGAGGGTAAAGCCAACCATGCAGATGAAGGGCAAAGTGAATGTGAATGATGATGCTGGGTTGGAGAAAGAGGCGGATGTGATGGGAGAAATTGCAACAAATTGGAAGGTCCACTCTGATTCACAGCCAAAGGAAACTAATGCAAGTCAAGGAGCCCATCCAGTTCAAAGAGTTTGGAATAAGGATGGAGATATATACCGATGGGATCGGTTAAAGGATGGGGTAGAATGGTGTACCGATGAAGCAGGGAACATGTGGTTCGAAATAAAGGACCCGTCTTTAATTAAAGTAGGTAAGCAAGCTGACTATGAAACCCTGCAGGGAAAAAAGAAGACTTGGTCCGAATGGAATTCGATTAGTGTTATTCCTGTTTTAACTGCGCATGATACACAAACTGCATTTGATGGATGGCATGATAATTCTCGGGTTGATTGGTCTCAGGCCACGAATGAATGGCTCGCTCAAATGCAAGAAAACGTAATCAGATATGGGATCGAGCCACTCATAACAGAATTACTTGACCATTTGCCACCTGAAGTGAGGCGCCCCGTCTTTGAACGTATGGGAAGTGCCCTTGGTAAACTTAGAATATATAACCGACAAGAGTTTGCTGTAAGGAGTTATCATTTTGCGTGGGTTGAAAAAGGTGGCGCAGGTTCACGACCATATGACGAAATAGAACAGGAAGTCATTGGTTATTGGAAAGAAAAAGTAAGTCGTTACGATCCAAAAGAAAAAATTCTCAAAGAGATAGAGGATGTCAATGGAGGTATACAAGGGCAGGCAATGGATGGCTACCAATGTATTAATGCGGGAGGAGCATTTCCGGGACAAGGACTTCACCTTATTATTCACGAGACCATGCATAACCTGGCTCATCCTGGTTTTGCTGAGTCATTGAGGAAAACTCCACTGGGAGACGAAGGATTGAACGAATACTTCGCAAGATTAGCTACGTTAACTTTGCGAAAACACCCTATTACCGAGGAGTCGTTAGCCGGATTTATAGGTTCCCCTAAAGGGGGAATTGAACGGAGTAATTCTAGTGCTACCAAAGCTTTATCTGGACGGGGAGTGTATGGGGATCTGATGGATCAAGATGGTTATCATAAAATTAAAAAAAATATCTCTAGAGAAGAATTGGTTGCCTTGGCAAAGAAGTACTTTCTTAATTTAGACTAG
- a CDS encoding discoidin domain-containing protein — MRINKYIPATLLFALALWSCDRDKEIYEAKPEPKYDGNPVHILNDLSQYENATLSGTEKPFLNFLEAEQQYLTKSYTGVERLKGRIGNVSALNVFLNMTVGEEYDEADRQTFDATLANGAGLGFFAMGAGNAQRYNTWLSNTYGFAFQQAAPATTTDEGANLNGTVYSLDLQDGSWEILAKAGGQPVVAIKEVKTANATGKVLACGVDIFSAGADGTNKALYQKILSEMTEYSDGFFSPDKEKTVLGREFNSEATDASFAANKYIKLRAEAIQPLYEEVLAELKNVMTVEKGVADNINFNIISTDSPGWVDGTTINIGAYFGGFPDNTDAMKINLAQLTEKVWARPLEEPFEQEAFSKYLIAKVSANLGIEEPYDMVKDQMAKARDDERYRTYDPVSMSADEQAGYPEFLRHGKLFFVLDSLEKAYPDLNIIGKYFETKRKKIPVFEGFNYTAHDFMWALGDATEDDDFLQNVKNNTGYALDETKISTPHAYDRIILNPIGWKATSEATIRSNANRPEHLFDGYPDKAGGFWHSMWQNPVPPFPHEIIIDMKKTHRVMGFRFLPWQNWRKDMIMDMDIFISLDGQDWGEPIATFKHGPFHDPAWQELYCSSYKDARYVKISIKKMFRTAGTIGENHDESNMHEFQVYSLAK; from the coding sequence ATGAGAATAAACAAATACATACCGGCCACGCTACTTTTTGCGCTGGCCCTCTGGTCTTGCGACCGCGACAAGGAAATATACGAGGCCAAACCCGAACCTAAATACGACGGGAATCCGGTTCATATCCTCAATGATCTTTCCCAATACGAAAACGCAACGCTGAGTGGCACGGAAAAACCTTTCCTGAATTTTCTGGAAGCCGAACAGCAATACCTGACCAAGTCGTACACGGGCGTGGAAAGGCTAAAAGGCAGAATCGGTAACGTCTCGGCGCTGAACGTCTTCCTGAATATGACTGTAGGGGAAGAATATGACGAGGCCGACCGCCAAACCTTCGACGCCACGCTGGCCAACGGCGCAGGCCTAGGCTTCTTCGCCATGGGCGCCGGCAATGCGCAACGCTACAACACTTGGCTGAGCAATACTTACGGCTTCGCGTTCCAACAAGCCGCTCCCGCCACTACCACCGACGAAGGCGCCAACCTTAACGGCACCGTATATTCGCTTGACCTGCAAGACGGCTCTTGGGAAATATTGGCCAAAGCCGGAGGACAACCCGTAGTGGCGATAAAAGAGGTCAAAACCGCCAACGCAACAGGAAAAGTGTTGGCCTGCGGAGTGGACATCTTCAGCGCCGGCGCTGACGGAACCAACAAAGCCCTCTATCAAAAGATACTCTCCGAGATGACCGAGTATTCCGACGGCTTCTTCTCCCCCGACAAAGAGAAGACCGTACTCGGAAGAGAGTTTAATTCTGAGGCCACCGACGCCTCTTTCGCCGCCAACAAGTACATCAAACTCAGGGCCGAGGCCATCCAGCCTCTTTATGAGGAAGTGTTGGCCGAGCTCAAGAACGTAATGACCGTGGAGAAAGGAGTAGCCGATAATATAAATTTCAATATTATCTCAACTGATTCTCCGGGATGGGTAGACGGAACCACCATTAACATCGGCGCCTATTTCGGCGGTTTTCCCGACAATACCGACGCCATGAAGATAAACCTCGCCCAACTGACCGAAAAAGTTTGGGCCCGCCCATTGGAAGAGCCTTTCGAGCAAGAGGCGTTTTCGAAATACCTGATAGCTAAAGTGAGCGCCAACCTCGGTATAGAGGAACCTTACGATATGGTAAAGGACCAAATGGCCAAAGCCAGAGACGACGAGCGCTACCGCACATACGACCCCGTAAGCATGAGCGCCGATGAACAGGCCGGCTACCCGGAATTCCTTCGCCACGGCAAGCTTTTCTTCGTGCTCGATTCTCTCGAAAAAGCCTATCCCGACCTGAACATCATAGGCAAATACTTCGAAACCAAGCGCAAAAAGATCCCTGTATTCGAAGGTTTCAACTACACGGCTCACGATTTTATGTGGGCGCTAGGAGACGCTACCGAAGACGATGATTTTCTACAAAACGTCAAGAACAACACGGGTTACGCCCTTGACGAAACGAAAATCTCGACTCCGCATGCCTACGACCGGATTATCCTGAACCCTATCGGGTGGAAAGCTACATCTGAGGCTACAATTCGAAGCAATGCCAACAGGCCTGAGCACCTTTTTGACGGTTACCCGGATAAGGCTGGTGGCTTTTGGCATTCAATGTGGCAGAACCCCGTACCTCCATTCCCGCATGAAATTATCATTGACATGAAGAAAACACACCGGGTAATGGGCTTCCGTTTCTTGCCTTGGCAAAACTGGAGAAAGGATATGATTATGGATATGGATATTTTCATCAGTCTTGACGGACAGGACTGGGGAGAACCAATAGCCACATTCAAACATGGTCCATTTCACGATCCCGCTTGGCAAGAACTGTATTGCTCAAGCTATAAGGACGCTCGTTATGTGAAAATTTCGATCAAAAAAATGTTCCGGACAGCCGGCACTATTGGAGAGAACCATGACGAGTCAAATATGCATGAGTTTCAAGTATATTCTTTAGCGAAATAA
- a CDS encoding phosphatase PAP2 family protein — MRKLLLVLGILVSSFLSLRAQTSTLETDLLKEKTNAFTKKQWLFPALCITYGAIGLIQDSPVNKADQRVNSEVVSRSLAPRRFDDYLQYAPVAAVYGLNAVGIKGKSSFRKRTTVWATSMAIMGTTVGLTKKGTARLRPDGSARTSFPSGHTATAFVSAEFMRQEYWDVSPWYGIAGYAAATLTGAMRVRNNRHWVSDVVAGAGVGILSVRLAYWAYPWLERTLYGRKKRPGGRIVLPQLGVPTIASIAPFYNGRQAGLTLRIKL; from the coding sequence ATGCGGAAATTGTTGTTGGTTTTGGGAATTCTGGTAAGCTCTTTTCTTTCATTGAGAGCCCAAACGTCTACTCTGGAAACGGATCTTCTCAAAGAGAAAACTAATGCTTTCACCAAAAAACAATGGCTTTTTCCGGCTCTCTGCATTACGTACGGGGCTATAGGTTTGATTCAGGATTCTCCGGTCAACAAGGCTGATCAGCGGGTTAACTCCGAAGTGGTGAGCCGTTCCCTGGCCCCCCGTCGTTTTGACGATTACTTGCAGTACGCTCCCGTGGCTGCGGTATACGGCCTTAACGCCGTGGGCATAAAGGGCAAAAGCTCCTTTAGGAAACGGACAACGGTATGGGCTACATCCATGGCCATAATGGGGACTACGGTGGGCCTTACCAAAAAAGGTACGGCGAGGTTGCGGCCGGACGGTTCGGCCCGCACGTCGTTTCCTTCGGGCCATACCGCCACGGCCTTTGTTAGCGCCGAATTTATGAGACAGGAATACTGGGACGTGTCGCCGTGGTACGGAATAGCCGGATACGCGGCCGCTACGCTAACGGGCGCCATGCGGGTGCGAAACAACCGGCATTGGGTGTCTGATGTGGTGGCGGGTGCCGGCGTGGGTATACTTAGCGTTAGGTTGGCTTATTGGGCATACCCGTGGCTGGAAAGAACACTTTACGGAAGAAAGAAAAGACCGGGAGGACGGATAGTGTTGCCACAACTGGGTGTGCCTACAATAGCGAGCATTGCTCCATTTTACAATGGCCGGCAAGCGGGGCTGACGTTGCGGATTAAGCTGTAA
- a CDS encoding LytTR family DNA-binding domain-containing protein, whose protein sequence is MIEAVIIEDEDFAVERLRTLLEQTDVEVRVVAVLDSIKKSVQWLAENEVDLIFLDIHLADGSAFKIFEQIEVRSPIIFTTAYHEYALRAFEQMSVDYLLKPVNRQRLSQSLKKLEALSADKPATGLPADLERLADMLNGQRKPKNFLVNAGNKVTVVSSDEVAYFFTDAKLTFLFTHDGKRHVLDMSLVQLENTLRPYDFFRINRQFLISRQAVLELRYSSATRLKVYLKKSGHGELLVAREKIGQFKRWLAE, encoded by the coding sequence ATGATAGAGGCTGTTATAATCGAAGACGAGGATTTCGCTGTCGAGCGACTAAGGACTTTACTCGAACAGACTGACGTGGAAGTAAGGGTGGTGGCCGTATTGGATTCCATCAAAAAGTCCGTGCAGTGGCTGGCCGAAAACGAGGTAGACCTAATATTTCTGGATATCCACCTGGCCGACGGAAGCGCCTTCAAGATATTCGAACAGATAGAGGTGCGCTCTCCCATTATCTTCACCACGGCCTACCACGAATACGCCCTAAGGGCGTTCGAACAGATGAGCGTGGACTACCTGCTGAAGCCCGTAAACAGGCAACGCCTATCGCAAAGCCTGAAGAAACTGGAAGCGCTCTCGGCGGACAAACCCGCCACCGGACTCCCCGCCGACTTGGAGCGCCTGGCCGATATGCTGAACGGACAACGCAAGCCCAAGAACTTTCTGGTAAACGCCGGTAACAAAGTGACCGTAGTAAGCTCGGACGAAGTGGCCTACTTCTTCACCGACGCCAAACTAACCTTCCTCTTCACCCACGACGGCAAACGCCATGTCCTCGACATGTCATTGGTACAGCTGGAAAACACCCTCCGTCCCTACGACTTCTTCCGGATCAACCGCCAATTCCTAATCAGCCGGCAAGCCGTATTGGAACTCCGCTACTCGTCCGCCACCCGCCTAAAAGTATACCTAAAGAAAAGTGGCCACGGCGAGCTACTAGTAGCCCGCGAAAAGATTGGTCAGTTTAAGCGTTGGTTAGCTGAGTGA
- a CDS encoding glycoside hydrolase family 20 zincin-like fold domain-containing protein, with translation MEKRMLVCGVWVMFILISCGACRPKINAEDIKVTPSPRKLIAGVGYFNFDAETRIGTENESAKVISEKFSSYFERVTGTHIPVTNEAEGAPITVKMNTTMPDGAYSLRVSPVKIEIRAFSEAGFVRAFLVLRQLMRGGNAEASSEAMWKVPSVWIEDHPGIMLE, from the coding sequence ATGGAAAAGAGAATGTTAGTGTGCGGGGTTTGGGTGATGTTCATTTTGATAAGTTGTGGCGCTTGCCGTCCAAAAATCAACGCCGAGGATATTAAGGTCACGCCCTCTCCCCGGAAACTTATCGCTGGAGTGGGCTATTTTAATTTCGATGCGGAAACACGTATAGGTACTGAAAACGAATCGGCAAAAGTTATATCGGAGAAATTCTCCTCCTATTTCGAAAGGGTTACGGGAACACATATTCCCGTAACGAACGAGGCTGAGGGAGCGCCGATTACCGTAAAAATGAATACCACAATGCCTGACGGGGCATATAGCTTAAGAGTTAGCCCGGTAAAGATAGAGATCCGGGCTTTTTCCGAAGCCGGATTTGTCCGGGCGTTTCTGGTGCTACGGCAACTGATGAGAGGAGGAAATGCCGAGGCTTCATCCGAGGCTATGTGGAAGGTGCCTTCGGTGTGGATTGAGGATCATCCGGGGATTATGTTGGAGTGA
- a CDS encoding helix-turn-helix domain-containing protein — translation MRRQKGYTHLNIYERKVIENSRTMGWSIRRIAEFIERSPSTVSRELERNTAIHGVYLSAEAHDLARARNRLYGAHRNPKRGLIYPPRCQYGKILRTHVAWYSDTEVYIRIRTNWPSAFFRTRATSIFKLDDKPYHYSETVELFSLLAEHNRWRKLIRLLKSKYPKNMDAEPAQNTGLCKVVPIPEPQKSLAKAG, via the coding sequence ATGCGCAGACAAAAAGGCTACACCCATCTCAACATTTACGAACGTAAAGTGATAGAAAACTCCCGGACGATGGGCTGGAGCATACGCCGTATAGCCGAATTCATAGAGCGCTCGCCCTCTACCGTAAGCCGGGAGCTGGAACGCAACACCGCCATACACGGCGTGTATCTAAGCGCCGAGGCCCACGACTTGGCCCGGGCCCGCAATCGCCTCTATGGCGCCCACCGCAACCCTAAGCGTGGCCTTATATATCCCCCGCGGTGCCAATACGGCAAGATTTTGCGCACGCACGTGGCTTGGTACTCCGATACGGAAGTATATATCCGTATACGCACAAACTGGCCCTCGGCATTCTTCCGTACCCGTGCCACCTCCATATTCAAGCTCGACGACAAGCCTTACCACTATAGCGAAACCGTGGAGCTTTTCTCGCTTTTGGCCGAACATAACCGCTGGCGCAAACTGATCCGGCTACTAAAAAGCAAATACCCTAAAAATATGGACGCCGAACCGGCACAAAACACAGGCCTTTGCAAGGTAGTGCCGATACCCGAACCGCAAAAGTCACTAGCCAAGGCTGGATAA
- a CDS encoding RagB/SusD family nutrient uptake outer membrane protein, protein MKTYIKPYLFVWVLLTAGLASCSDYFNPDQDLGLKKEDHWDTHEEVRRSIIGAYSRLQPLVEELVVMGSLRGDLLTVTENYDPYLNEINRHGQLSTTNPYADPRGFYEVIKQCNEVLGNMEKAKADPKFTEEIHEIYKAEVISLRAWVYYQLAMTYKEIPVVTDPLSGYDKNYAPERYDFEQTVNWLIKEMEVAAATLSPNWATFSEEFNLWDLIFINRKALLAELHLWAGNNERAATLLMEAVKEGEYFCNRNTSGGSNWTEFWNSNYSALSEKVTIIPFNAYDNQKNGFGKLFSFGASGDYLLRPTVKAIQDWQDDDRTSLDYRGYNRSYTFGPANQILVYKYFRSKDTENGVVRQDEELETDAPYCIYRAADLHLLYAEALNRAGRHREALRTVNERMEGVNESSGIRGRLHLSPINLLEFAGIDESDRIDSLGIISDVILAERAKELAFEGRRWNALMRFAVQASDPAVLADRVATKFEGSEADRVRTYLMNRDNWRLDFDFDKLDK, encoded by the coding sequence ATGAAGACATATATAAAACCCTATTTATTCGTCTGGGTCCTCCTGACGGCGGGCTTGGCGTCTTGTTCGGATTACTTTAACCCCGACCAAGACTTGGGCCTCAAGAAGGAAGACCACTGGGATACGCACGAAGAGGTTCGGCGCTCGATCATCGGCGCCTACAGCCGACTGCAACCTTTGGTGGAAGAGTTGGTGGTGATGGGCAGCCTGCGTGGCGATCTTCTGACGGTAACGGAAAACTACGATCCGTACCTGAACGAGATCAACCGCCACGGCCAGCTTTCCACCACGAATCCATACGCCGATCCGCGCGGATTTTACGAAGTGATAAAGCAGTGCAACGAAGTGTTGGGCAATATGGAAAAAGCCAAAGCCGACCCTAAGTTCACTGAAGAGATCCATGAGATTTATAAAGCCGAAGTAATATCGCTTAGGGCTTGGGTCTATTATCAGCTGGCCATGACCTACAAGGAAATCCCTGTGGTGACCGACCCGCTGAGCGGCTACGACAAAAACTACGCTCCTGAGCGCTATGACTTTGAGCAGACGGTCAACTGGCTTATAAAGGAAATGGAAGTCGCGGCCGCAACTCTTAGTCCCAATTGGGCAACATTTTCGGAGGAATTCAACCTTTGGGATCTGATTTTCATCAACCGCAAAGCCCTGTTGGCCGAACTCCACCTGTGGGCCGGTAATAACGAACGGGCCGCCACTCTACTTATGGAAGCCGTAAAAGAGGGCGAATATTTCTGTAATCGCAACACCTCGGGCGGAAGTAATTGGACTGAGTTCTGGAACAGCAATTATAGTGCGCTCTCGGAAAAGGTAACCATAATCCCTTTCAACGCCTATGACAACCAGAAAAACGGTTTTGGAAAGCTGTTTTCTTTCGGCGCTTCCGGCGATTACCTGCTTCGCCCTACCGTCAAAGCCATTCAGGACTGGCAAGATGACGACAGAACATCACTGGACTACCGCGGATACAACCGCTCTTACACCTTCGGACCGGCAAACCAGATCCTAGTCTACAAATATTTCCGGAGCAAAGACACCGAAAACGGCGTGGTCCGCCAAGACGAAGAACTGGAAACCGATGCGCCATACTGCATCTACCGCGCGGCAGATCTGCATTTGCTCTACGCCGAAGCGCTTAATAGGGCCGGACGCCACCGCGAAGCGCTCAGAACGGTTAACGAGCGGATGGAAGGAGTAAACGAATCGTCAGGCATTCGCGGACGCTTGCACCTATCGCCCATAAATCTGCTGGAATTCGCAGGCATAGACGAATCGGACCGAATCGACTCGTTGGGCATTATCTCGGACGTGATTTTGGCCGAGCGCGCGAAGGAACTCGCCTTTGAAGGACGCCGTTGGAACGCCCTGATGAGATTCGCCGTACAAGCCAGCGATCCGGCCGTTTTGGCCGACAGGGTCGCCACCAAGTTTGAGGGTTCCGAAGCCGACAGGGTCCGCACTTATTTGATGAACCGCGATAACTGGCGCCTTGATTTTGATTTCGATAAGCTGGACAAATAA
- a CDS encoding DUF6933 domain-containing protein: protein MIFSASIHVQEKIKTEYEISASQPEFGLWHWYVGLQMITNRKRGFVLVNSLTGYTVCLENSTKPIIRNFSKCFQKALETSLSGKVSKEALENYFAKQPPLTFANPERDDLLEYTYNRAMTIFFMLRQDSWDNVMEAINKSDKNILGSQTSGSSSPALLMVKRLEKELG, encoded by the coding sequence ATGATTTTCAGCGCTTCGATTCACGTTCAGGAAAAGATAAAAACGGAATACGAGATCTCCGCCAGCCAGCCGGAGTTCGGCTTATGGCATTGGTATGTCGGTTTGCAGATGATCACCAACAGAAAGAGAGGGTTCGTCTTGGTAAATTCGCTTACGGGATATACCGTCTGCCTTGAGAATAGCACCAAGCCGATAATCAGAAACTTTTCCAAGTGTTTTCAGAAAGCTTTGGAGACCTCTCTGAGCGGAAAAGTGTCAAAGGAGGCCTTGGAGAATTATTTCGCTAAACAACCGCCCTTGACATTCGCCAACCCGGAGCGTGACGATTTGCTTGAATACACCTATAACCGGGCCATGACTATTTTTTTTATGCTTAGGCAAGACAGTTGGGACAATGTTATGGAAGCGATCAACAAGAGTGACAAGAATATTCTTGGTTCTCAAACATCGGGATCGTCCAGCCCGGCGCTTCTGATGGTCAAGAGGTTGGAAAAGGAGCTCGGCTAG
- a CDS encoding sensor histidine kinase translates to MSSRATNTETEPRIFDGKMKMTAYILAAIIMGTLPGLEDFLDDDRQLKDLWLGMLLTPLFLTAIFPLVGIVVRFCWKFFGRWFRNKKTGTSVISIALCLLVPVLVMSIAPGTFGNALWPEGINTLLFMAITLTVEGFELVLVQRQQLERQNYRLLKAHGEAKYQALINQINPHFLFNSLNALSHLVHKDADKAEHFIEELSRIYRYILQLNETFLVPLRQEVEFIESYLFLQKIRFRDNLDMRINLNPRTLDKCVPPLTLELLVENAVKHNEVSESHPLVVELYAQGNTLIVENRIRLREDYRSDTTKIGLKNLMEKFEILDEKLPEFITENGKFIAKIPLFDPEI, encoded by the coding sequence ATGAGTTCAAGAGCGACAAACACCGAAACCGAGCCCCGGATATTTGACGGAAAGATGAAGATGACAGCCTACATACTGGCGGCCATCATCATGGGCACCCTGCCCGGCTTGGAAGATTTCTTAGACGACGACCGCCAACTAAAGGACCTGTGGCTTGGGATGCTCCTGACCCCCCTGTTCCTGACGGCCATTTTTCCGCTGGTTGGGATCGTGGTCCGGTTCTGCTGGAAATTCTTCGGAAGATGGTTCCGCAACAAGAAAACCGGGACCAGCGTAATTTCAATCGCCCTTTGTCTCTTGGTACCGGTATTGGTAATGTCCATAGCGCCCGGAACCTTCGGCAACGCCCTATGGCCCGAGGGTATCAACACCCTGCTGTTTATGGCCATAACCCTGACGGTGGAGGGCTTTGAGCTGGTGCTGGTACAGCGCCAACAACTGGAACGCCAAAACTACCGACTTCTCAAAGCCCATGGCGAAGCCAAATACCAAGCACTGATCAACCAGATAAACCCGCATTTCCTGTTCAACAGCCTCAACGCACTCTCGCACCTGGTACACAAAGACGCCGACAAGGCCGAGCATTTCATCGAGGAACTGAGCCGTATATACCGGTATATCCTACAGCTCAACGAGACCTTCCTCGTCCCGCTCAGACAAGAGGTGGAGTTTATCGAGTCGTACCTCTTTCTGCAAAAAATACGCTTCCGCGATAACCTGGACATGCGCATAAACCTGAATCCCAGAACACTGGACAAGTGCGTTCCCCCGCTTACGCTGGAGCTTTTGGTGGAAAACGCCGTCAAGCACAACGAGGTGTCGGAGTCCCATCCGCTGGTGGTGGAACTTTACGCGCAGGGCAATACGCTGATTGTGGAAAACCGAATACGCCTGCGCGAAGACTACCGCAGTGACACAACCAAAATCGGGTTGAAAAACCTGATGGAAAAATTTGAGATACTGGACGAGAAACTGCCCGAGTTCATTACCGAAAACGGAAAGTTCATCGCCAAGATACCATTGTTTGATCCGGAGATATGA